A single window of Shewanella sp. Choline-02u-19 DNA harbors:
- a CDS encoding helix-turn-helix domain-containing protein, whose translation MKNSKAGLQRKHVEKLNLRIGELERQLAIADYRAGRAERLLFERGEHKQPDLDDYDSTSVDDCIQIKRLDKLLLTPIEASNLLNVAVGTLSVWRCTGRYELPYVKCGRLVGYRMEDIETFLEARKKFHT comes from the coding sequence ATGAAAAATTCAAAGGCAGGGTTACAGCGTAAGCATGTCGAGAAATTAAACCTTAGGATAGGAGAGTTAGAGCGACAGCTTGCAATAGCAGATTATCGAGCTGGACGAGCAGAGAGGTTGTTGTTCGAACGAGGAGAGCACAAACAGCCTGATTTAGATGACTATGACTCAACTTCAGTAGATGATTGCATCCAAATAAAGAGATTAGATAAACTTCTATTAACCCCAATCGAAGCATCTAATTTGTTAAATGTTGCTGTCGGCACGCTTAGTGTGTGGCGATGTACTGGCCGTTATGAATTACCCTATGTGAAATGTGGCAGACTAGTAGGTTATAGAATGGAAGATATTGAAACATTCCTTGAAGCTCGAAAGAAGTTTCATACATAG
- a CDS encoding DCL family protein produces the protein MAKPISFGQYQFKTKKACEEEARKRINSYCPGSIIAPVDKTFFEALFTLHSEYDEKIGCGIKDIEVGLDFHRNRCLSIIRRDNSKVVISWRHCVKPHTRKMVVSYAYRRAIKDTVMAFKDSAISNGAVCPILGTQLVYDNSHVSYSAISFDDLLSGFLIANNLSYETIELVDPDFNDSDQRGKLRDQAITESWQKYHQSKASFELLSAEANLSK, from the coding sequence TTGGCAAAACCAATTTCATTTGGACAATACCAATTTAAAACAAAAAAGGCGTGTGAAGAAGAGGCACGCAAACGAATTAATTCATATTGTCCAGGTTCAATAATTGCTCCTGTCGATAAGACCTTTTTTGAAGCTCTGTTTACATTGCATAGTGAATATGATGAGAAAATTGGTTGCGGGATAAAAGATATTGAGGTTGGATTAGATTTTCACCGCAATAGATGTCTGTCGATTATTCGAAGGGATAATTCTAAAGTAGTAATTAGCTGGAGACACTGCGTAAAACCGCATACAAGAAAAATGGTTGTTTCATATGCTTATCGAAGAGCTATAAAAGATACGGTAATGGCATTTAAAGATAGCGCCATTTCGAATGGTGCAGTTTGCCCAATTCTGGGTACCCAACTTGTATATGACAACAGCCATGTTTCTTATTCAGCGATATCTTTCGATGATTTACTCAGTGGTTTTCTTATAGCAAATAATCTTTCGTACGAAACTATCGAGTTGGTAGATCCTGACTTCAACGATAGTGATCAGCGAGGGAAGCTGCGAGACCAAGCGATTACTGAGAGTTGGCAAAAATATCATCAATCAAAGGCGAGCTTTGAACTGTTAAGTGCTGAGGCTAATTTAAGCAAATAA
- a CDS encoding helix-turn-helix domain-containing protein, whose product MLQQLNRMTLSEFNIWYENLTQRIQQLDNAEIEGTKSTTNNEEMSLKDAAERLGLSPSALRQRIKHPKKPMPKDIVWIQERPGADIYVNCKQLEAHL is encoded by the coding sequence ATGTTACAGCAGCTAAATAGAATGACTTTATCTGAATTCAATATATGGTATGAAAATTTAACTCAAAGAATCCAACAATTGGACAATGCAGAAATTGAGGGAACCAAAAGCACGACCAATAATGAGGAGATGAGTTTGAAGGATGCAGCTGAACGATTAGGGCTATCACCATCAGCTTTACGCCAACGCATAAAGCACCCAAAAAAACCAATGCCTAAAGATATCGTATGGATTCAGGAGCGACCTGGTGCAGACATTTATGTTAACTGCAAGCAGTTAGAAGCTCACTTGTAA
- a CDS encoding AAA family ATPase gives MFILNSFTIKHKKKVIYDCVFNNSEMEERESLFTTLIIGENGAGKSFLLKMLSDFFRHISNRSKPNNIKYDFFKVQYQLNENSYSIEKSEGRLISYKNEKTIDIESVEFPKKIIALSFMVNDKFSFVSEKEGFGRYRYLGVRATSNATYTSTIQKKLLSSILNILSDSKKIPSINKIFDFVGLNGELEIVYTLKRKTLFTRKMGSNLLKSKFESILRRKEFINKSYSEEINVSANELNEFINSLVGSEIVSDNEIIYSLDFSKAKDFELIRNIRFLDLMEKLELISSPDIKFVKDDSFDFEYTSSGEKHFIFTMINLISTIEDDSLILIDEPELSLHPKWQMKYIRLLKNITNEFKTSHCILASHSHFMVSDLAPDSSSLVSLEKVIDNGIESRVSKLIPYDTYSWSAENILYEVFKLRTTRNSYFEHDLTNLLKMVSERSTETENISQLQEKLEKYVFNESDPINVILSQSRSYLESLKHD, from the coding sequence ATGTTCATTCTTAATAGCTTTACAATAAAACACAAAAAAAAAGTAATTTATGACTGCGTGTTTAATAATTCTGAAATGGAAGAAAGAGAAAGTTTATTTACAACATTGATTATTGGTGAAAATGGTGCGGGGAAAAGTTTTCTTTTGAAAATGCTCTCTGACTTTTTTAGACACATCTCGAATAGAAGCAAACCTAACAATATAAAGTATGACTTTTTCAAAGTTCAGTATCAATTAAATGAAAATTCCTATTCTATCGAAAAGAGCGAGGGGCGATTAATATCCTATAAAAATGAAAAAACAATTGATATTGAGAGTGTTGAGTTTCCTAAAAAAATTATTGCGTTATCGTTTATGGTAAATGATAAATTTTCATTCGTAAGTGAAAAAGAAGGCTTTGGCAGGTATAGATATCTAGGCGTCAGAGCAACTTCAAATGCAACTTATACCAGTACAATCCAAAAGAAACTTCTGTCATCAATATTAAATATTCTTTCAGATTCAAAAAAGATACCTTCGATAAACAAAATATTCGATTTTGTAGGTTTAAACGGAGAACTTGAGATTGTTTACACTTTGAAGCGAAAAACTCTTTTTACTAGAAAAATGGGTAGTAACTTACTAAAGTCAAAGTTTGAATCAATCCTACGTAGAAAAGAATTTATTAATAAGTCTTATTCCGAAGAAATTAATGTTTCTGCCAATGAACTAAATGAGTTTATTAATTCATTGGTAGGATCTGAAATCGTATCAGATAATGAAATTATATATTCTTTGGATTTTTCAAAAGCGAAAGATTTTGAACTTATTAGAAATATAAGGTTTCTTGATCTGATGGAAAAGCTTGAGTTGATATCAAGCCCTGATATAAAGTTTGTTAAAGACGATTCATTTGACTTTGAGTACACGAGCTCAGGGGAAAAGCACTTCATATTTACAATGATTAATCTTATATCAACAATTGAAGATGATTCATTAATTTTGATTGATGAACCTGAATTGAGTTTGCATCCAAAGTGGCAAATGAAATATATAAGGTTATTGAAAAACATAACTAATGAGTTTAAAACTTCTCACTGTATATTAGCTTCGCATTCTCATTTTATGGTTTCTGATTTAGCGCCTGATAGTTCAAGTCTCGTTTCATTGGAAAAAGTTATTGATAATGGAATCGAATCAAGAGTGAGTAAGTTAATTCCATACGATACATACTCCTGGTCAGCAGAAAACATCCTATATGAGGTGTTCAAATTAAGAACAACAAGAAATTCTTATTTTGAACATGATTTAACTAATTTACTTAAAATGGTATCAGAGCGAAGCACGGAAACTGAAAATATTTCCCAATTGCAGGAAAAATTGGAAAAGTATGTATTCAATGAAAGTGATCCAATTAATGTGATCTTATCTCAATCAAGAAGCTATCTTGAGAGTTTAAAACATGATTAA
- the recR gene encoding recombination mediator RecR, translated as MKFSPLVDELIQSLKCLPGVGPKSAQRMAFQLLERDRKAGAKLADSLGRAMSDVGHCQSCRTFTEETYCPICVSTKRGHSSIICVVETPADALAIEAGGHFTGRYFVLLGHLSPLDGVGPDELGLSLLETHLASGEVSELILATNPTVEGDATAHYIADMAKSHALAVSRIAHGVPVGGELEYVDSTTLALSFSGRLPI; from the coding sequence ATGAAATTTAGTCCACTTGTCGATGAGTTGATCCAGTCACTTAAATGCCTACCGGGAGTGGGGCCTAAATCTGCACAGCGCATGGCCTTCCAGCTATTAGAACGCGATCGTAAGGCGGGGGCTAAGCTTGCCGATTCGTTGGGTAGAGCCATGTCTGACGTTGGCCATTGCCAATCATGTCGTACGTTTACAGAAGAAACCTATTGCCCTATTTGTGTCAGTACTAAACGTGGCCATTCGAGTATTATTTGTGTTGTAGAAACTCCTGCTGATGCACTAGCGATAGAAGCGGGTGGGCATTTTACTGGACGTTATTTTGTATTGCTGGGACATTTATCTCCGCTCGATGGCGTAGGTCCCGATGAGTTGGGGTTATCACTGTTAGAAACCCATTTGGCTTCGGGTGAGGTCAGTGAACTTATTTTAGCCACCAACCCGACGGTTGAAGGCGACGCCACCGCACACTATATTGCCGATATGGCTAAAAGCCATGCGTTGGCTGTGAGCCGTATTGCTCACGGTGTGCCTGTTGGTGGTGAACTTGAATACGTTGACAGCACAACGCTAGCATTGTCTTTCAGTGGACGTTTGCCTATTTAG